The DNA window GTTTAACACCAGACAGACCGTATCGTAAATGTGCGCGTGTGGTGGGTGATGTACTAGGTAAATACCACCCCCACGGTGATCAAGCAGTTTATGATGCTTTGGTGAGGTTGGTGCAAGATTTTTCCAGCCGTTATCCTTTACTAGCAGGACATGGCAATTTTGGCAGCGTGGATAATGACCCACCAGCCGCCATGCGTTACACCGAAACTCGTTTAGCATCCATTAGCCATGAGGGGATGCTGACAGAAATCGGTGAAGAAACTGTAGAATTTATCGGCAACTTTGATAATTCCCAGCAAGAACCCACAGTATTACCTGCACAGTTACCCTTTTTGTTACTCAATGGTTGTGCGGGAATTGCTGTGGGTATGGCCACGAATATTCCGCCGCACAATTTGGGGGAAATTGTTGATGGCTTAATTGCTTTAATCGACCAGCCAGATTTAGCGGATGAAAAGTTATTAGAGTTAATTCCAGGGCCAGACTTTCCTACTGGTGGGGAAATTGTGGGTGATGCAGGCATTAGAGAAGCATACACCACAGGTAAAGGTGGAATTATCTTACGGGGTGTTGCCCAAATTGAAGAAGTTGCTGGCGGGAAGGGAACAAAGCGCCGGACAGCCATTGTAATTACGGAATTGCCTTATCAAGTGAATAAGGCTGGCTGGATTGAAAAGGTCGCAGAGTTAGTTAACCAAGGACGCTTGCAGGGTATTTCTGATATTCGTGATGAAAGCGATCGCGAAGGGATGCGGGTAGTCATTGAACTCAAACGTGATACAAATCCCCAAGAAGTATTGCAACATTTGTATCATCAAACTGCTTTACAAACTAATTTTGGGGCAATTTTACTGGCAATTGTCGAAGGACAACCCCGGCAATTAAGCCTGCGTCAATTGTTACAAGAGTTTCTCAATTTCCGAGAAGCAACCCTCAACCGTCGCTATAGTTACGAATTAGGTAAAGCTGAAAGTCGCTTGCATATAGTTGAGGGTTTACTCAAAGCCTTATCTCAAGTCGATGAAGTGATTAGCATTTTGCGCCAAGCTGCTGACGGTAGTACAGCCAAAATGAATTTGAGTAGCCAGTTAAATTTAAGTGAGACGCAAGCAGACGCAATTTTAGCTATGCCTTTGCGGCGCTTAACAAGTTTAGAACAACAGAATTTGCAGCAAGAATTTGAGCAACTCACTTCACAAATTGCCTTATTGCAAAACTTACTTAGCGATCGCCGGGAATTGTTAAAGTCACTGAAAAAAGATTTGCGATCGCTCAAGCGCAAGTATAATGATCCGCGACGTACTAAGCTAGGCCTCAGCGTAGCCGAGGAATTCCCAAAAAGCAAAACAGCAGAAGGTTCTAGAAGTCGTAAAACCGAAGAAACTGAAGAAAGTCCCGCCATCGAACAGCCTGCGGAAGACGCAATTCTGGAGTTTACCCAACGGGGTTATGTCCGTCGCCTAGCCACCACTGGGAAAAAATCAAAAGTAGAAAATGGTCTACCAGACAATGATTTCCTCATCCAAACGGAATTAACCGATACAAACCAAGATTTACTCATTCTGACCAGTGGTGGCAAAGTTTATCCTGTGCGAGTCGGCGACATTCCCTTAACTACGGGTCGTTCTCCACGGGGAACACCATTAATTACCACACTCACCACTACAGCCCAAGGCAGTCAAGAACCTGTTGTCAGCCGCTTTTTATTACCAGCAGATTTCGACTCCAAGCAAATGATTCTCCTGACAAAACAAGGCAGAATCAAGCGGTTATCTTTGGCAGAATTTACTAACCTGACTCGTCGCGGAATCACAATTGTCAAACTCAAAGACGATGATGAATTGTTATTTACTCAGTTCACCACCACAGGAGAACATTTAATTTTAGCTAGTTCCGGTGGGCGATTATTGCGGTTTGCGGTGAATGACGAACAGTTAACTGTTATGGGTAGAACCGCGATGGGTTTACAAGCCTTTCGACTGTTGCGAAATCAGCAGATGGTTGGCTGTGCAACTGTGGGTAAAGATGACCAATTGCTGTTAGTGACTCAACAAGGATACGCCAAGCGGATGCCCGCAAGTCAATTAAGAGCAGCGAACCGTGGCGATTTAGGTACACAAGCACTGAAGTTTGCGAGTAAAACCGACAACTTAGCCAGTATGGTGAAGGCAACTACCCCAGAAGTCGCACTCATCACCAATAAAGAGCGTGTAGTCCGGCTAACTGTAGATACAGTCCCGGTTTTGACTAGAGATACAACAGGCGAAAGCATTCTGCAACTCAATCGAGATGAGAAAATTATTGCTGTTGTTGATGTGCGCTCTCATCTGGTTCAGTCTTGATTCGTAAGAATTCAGTAGTCAAAATATAGGAAAAATCAGAAAAAATTATTGAAGAAGAACTCAGCAGTCAGAATTCACAAATCAGAACAAGAGTGTGTAGCGGATTTATGATTGCGGAACTCCCATAGCAGTGCTAAATCATTCGTGAAATTTCCTTTCTTTTCCTTCC is part of the Aulosira sp. FACHB-615 genome and encodes:
- the gyrA gene encoding DNA gyrase subunit A, translating into MAKQLNLLSTGQVITTALHTEMQRSYLEYAMSVIVGRALPDVRDGLKPVHRRILYAMHELGLTPDRPYRKCARVVGDVLGKYHPHGDQAVYDALVRLVQDFSSRYPLLAGHGNFGSVDNDPPAAMRYTETRLASISHEGMLTEIGEETVEFIGNFDNSQQEPTVLPAQLPFLLLNGCAGIAVGMATNIPPHNLGEIVDGLIALIDQPDLADEKLLELIPGPDFPTGGEIVGDAGIREAYTTGKGGIILRGVAQIEEVAGGKGTKRRTAIVITELPYQVNKAGWIEKVAELVNQGRLQGISDIRDESDREGMRVVIELKRDTNPQEVLQHLYHQTALQTNFGAILLAIVEGQPRQLSLRQLLQEFLNFREATLNRRYSYELGKAESRLHIVEGLLKALSQVDEVISILRQAADGSTAKMNLSSQLNLSETQADAILAMPLRRLTSLEQQNLQQEFEQLTSQIALLQNLLSDRRELLKSLKKDLRSLKRKYNDPRRTKLGLSVAEEFPKSKTAEGSRSRKTEETEESPAIEQPAEDAILEFTQRGYVRRLATTGKKSKVENGLPDNDFLIQTELTDTNQDLLILTSGGKVYPVRVGDIPLTTGRSPRGTPLITTLTTTAQGSQEPVVSRFLLPADFDSKQMILLTKQGRIKRLSLAEFTNLTRRGITIVKLKDDDELLFTQFTTTGEHLILASSGGRLLRFAVNDEQLTVMGRTAMGLQAFRLLRNQQMVGCATVGKDDQLLLVTQQGYAKRMPASQLRAANRGDLGTQALKFASKTDNLASMVKATTPEVALITNKERVVRLTVDTVPVLTRDTTGESILQLNRDEKIIAVVDVRSHLVQS